The genomic stretch TAACCATATCATATTGAAATACATCACAGGTAAATAAGTAATCATATTTGTTGTGAAATTGCTTCCATATTTGagtaaataaacaacacagaatgATTCATGACCGAGCAGCAGTTGTGTCATTAGCAATTTACATTCCCTGGATATCAATTGTCAGATAAGTTGTCTGAATATTGCCTTTGAGAGGcagaaaaaatattgtaaaaactCTCTCATTGTCCGTGTGTTTAATTCCACTACTCTCTCATTGTCCATGTGTTTAATTCCACTGCTCTCTCTTAAACCATGTTTATGGAATGTTATCTAGTTGTGATCTATCCTGTTCCCCCTATGCTGACAATTGTATTACTTTGGCTTGGGAGGAAGAGCAGCACACATCAGCCTGAACTACTGAGCAGTCTGTGGGTCTCTCCAGGCAGCTGTTATGAATATAGTGAAACTCATTACCTTGTAACAGGTGACCTGTTCCAGAGGGCGGGGACCTCTATGACCTGTCATGttgttgtgcatgtgcattGGACCAATGACCTGTGGCATCCTCGGATGGTTCTGGTAATGGTTTGAGTTAACTTTAGGGTTAGTTAACTGGATCAGTGATGATGTCGACCTCATATTCATCGGTTGAAAGTTAAGCTGTAAGGCAAGATAAAAATTAATACATTATATATGTGCATATTTAcactggcttcagaaagtattcacagtttCTGCTGtagattcatttttttaaattgataaaattgccatttttgctcaATATAgacaataacccataatgagcaagtgaaaacatgtttttagaaaatttagcaaatttattaaaaatcaaaaactgaaatgtctCATTTataaaagtattcagacccttaattcagtcgtttgtagaagcccctttagCAGAAATTTCAGCTTCCAGTCTCaaatttgggcagtttatcccattctacttggcagatcctctcaagctccatcagattggatgggaagcacaTGTGAaatgccatcttcaggtctctccacagatgttctatgggctttggctgggcaaATCAAGGATAGACTTGTCCCAGAGCTgctccagcattgtcttggctgtatgctttgggtcattgccaTGCTGAAAAGtgaaccatcgccccagtctgaggttgtgagcaggttttcttcaaggacctctgtatttggctgcattttcCCTTCCCTTAATTCTGGCCAGTCACCCTGTTCCTGCCGCTAAGAAGCACCACCATAGCATGATGTtgtcaccaccatgcttcaacgtagggatggtattagccaggtgatgagcaatgcctggtgttcaccagatatagtgcttggagttctgcccaaagagttcaattttgtctcatcagatcaGAGAATTTTTTCCTCACGCTCTCCTTAAAAtgctgtttggcaaactccaagcgggctgtcatatgtcttttactcaagagtggcttctaTCTAGCCACTCTACAATAAAGGCCTGCAGCTGAGATGGTTGTCGTTCTGACAGATCGTCCCATCTCTGTAgagaagctctgttagagtgaccgttgggttcttggtaaCCCCCCTGACAAAGGTCTTTCTTGCCTGattactcagtttggctggaTGGCCAACTTTAGGAAGATatctggtggttccaaacttcatccatttcacaattatagAGACCACTGTGCTTCTGGGCACACTCAAAGCATTagaatcttattttttttatacccttgcccttaTCCATGCCTCTGCACAATGTTATTACACAGGCCTGCAGGGTGTTCCTTAGACCTCCTGGCTTGCTTTTTGTCTTGCCATGCAGTGTGAATTAtaggaccttatatacacaggggtgtgcctttctaaactatgtccaatcaattaaattagCCACAGATGGATTCAAGTTCCAGACACATCTCTAAGATAAATatagcaaacaggatgcacctgccCACAATTTGGAATGCTGtggcaaagggtctgaatacttatgtaaatgagagatttcagtttttgattctTAATAAATTTtctaaaacatgttttcacttttccattatgggttattgaatgtagattgatgggcaataATGGCAGTGCAAAAGGGGcctaaatattttctgaagccactgtatgtgtatgtggttcACCATGTCGCAAAAATGATGTATCGTCATTCTGCCCTAGATTAAGAGCACAATGATAACTCAACATTAGTGTGCTTTGTAAACTGGAAAATGAAGTAATGATGACTAAACAAAGCGATTGATAGATCCTAGTTATCCCATGTGATCAGTACAATAAAGACCTGAACTCATCTTCAAAGAAATTCATACCTTTTGCTGGGTCTGTATTTGCTGTTGAAGAGGAGGTTGGTCAGTTGCTCCCATAGGAAGATCAAACCGTGGACTGAAAAAAGGCAAGCGATTAAATTATCTCTTTAAACTGTTCTTAAGGAACGTTTTGACTTGCAAATCACGTTTTACTTAATAGGTATACATCCAGATTACCAGGTACCTCTTACAACTACCCTCAATTTCACCTGAATACCAGATACCACAAAGGAAAGGTGGCAAGGAATATTGTCTAAATCAAAACTTACTGCATGAATTTACAAGTCCTGCCATCTGGACAAAAGCCAACCAAATAGTTGATACAGATAACCCTTCGAGTATGCCTGTGCCTGCAATCTGGACCTAAAAAATACATGCAACAAAGAAAAGTTACTGctaaaatacaattacaaaatgcaacagaaataaatgagattttttcaaaagtttccatcttaaatatgaaaaacaaacaagttaTTAGTATTCTCACCATGTTTACAGAAACCTCTGTCATACCAAGGACAATCTTTGATCTTTGACTCAGGGTCAATGTGTAAGAATGGACATTCTTTGTTACTGCACTCCCCTGCAAGGACATTAGTTTAATTTAGCTTATCTGCTGAAAAAATACACAAGttcaattagattttttttttttcttttttcttaagaACAGAATCACGTTCACTCACCAAATTTGGAGTAGAAATAGCACTCAGGCATCTTGGTCATGTCATATTCATGAAGAAACTCACACTGGTCCCCTTTCTTGCACAGTCCTCTGAGCCAATGTTTACAAACTACCGTTTTCTCCCCACTTATGTGACGGAAAGGACACATCCCACCTTCAGAAATGTAACAGAAAATGGCTTGATAAAGGTACGTTCTTCAGTTTCGTATAGACGTACATATTCCGAAGTGGCGTCATATTAATGAATGTGAATAACAGtacgttaacgttagctagctgttTCACAAACATTGGTTGAATTCTAATTATACATTTGGATGAACCAACAGGTTTGAGTGTTCTGCAGCACGCTAAACAAATCTGATACCGTAGCAACTCCACGTTAACATTAAACTGCAGTAAAGTTAAGAGTTACAATTAAGAATGAAGATGCATACCTTTTAAACAAGCAGCTCTCAGGAAAAACTCACAGACAGCTGCCCCCGATTCTGTAACGTCACAGATATAACATAAAAGTATTAACTGTCTATAAGCTTGTAGATCATACATACATCTGCTTATGTTTCTCGAAATGTATATGATTTCGCTGGCATTCGTTGAATGTGTgacaaaattatgtttttccaCTCACTATCCATTCCTGGGAAAGGCAGAGGCTGGGCTCCTAACTGCTGCTCAACTGCTATCTCCAGGTCAAATTTAATACGATCCACTGTAGCAATCAAGTCCTGCATGTTCACTTAATGGATGGTTCGGTCAAGGACAAGATAAAAATGAGTTCAACAACACTTTACACTTAAGAAACAAATACGCGTCAAATGGCTGTAGCTCTATATAACAGCAGCACGTCTGATTTTGATTCCCTCCCCGCCACAACAATACCCAGGCAGCTTCCCGATTTACTGAACTCTGAACTTTAAGGCAAATGTAATCGATGTATGAATGTTTAAACTATGTCAAATTCGTGGCGGTGGTTCTGAATTAATAGACAGAAGACTTAACAAATCAGAAAACAATTTACTGCGAATCTGATAATAACATGTTTCGCTtttgttgtttcattttaaacaagGTGGTTATCATAGCAAATCACACACTCTACCATCTACCAGCAGGTctgataaaataatttttcagaACGTTGTTCCCATGTGAGGAAGTGGGCCTCTACTTTGTGCTTCCAATGCAGATTATACTCGAAAACCTGATTCTTGAGAGATTATTTACAATTAGAAAGGTTTGTTTTCGTATTCTAGACGTTGTACAAATACCACACGTATATTGCTGTTAATTGGTTGTTACAGTAACAATTGGCTTGATATCCCAGCGATGCAGCTGAAATATTAGCTACTGATAACTTTTCTGTTAAATGTGGAATTATTTGTCGCATGTTTTTGTAGGGTAATGGTGGTATTGGTATGACACTTGGCCAGTAATTGTCTTTCTTCCTGCGCTATCGAGCTAAGCCCAGTAATGTCTAAATATCTGTCTTTCATTAAGTGTTTCATAAGCCGATCAAATGTGTTCGATTGCGGTGTGAAACACTTCATTGGACCCACATCCCTACATAGTTCAATTTGGAAGAATCCTTCGAGAATTCTGTGTCCTCTGATGTCGCTGCGTTCAAGGACAATAACAGACACACAATCTAGGAGATTTAGCATTTCAGTTGTATCGCTGACGCATCCACAAAACGGCGTATTAACGTCAGAAAATCCAAATGCAACTAGTAAGGATGACATTGACAATGAAACTGAGGAGGACTTTGGATCCCATTCCCGGAACTTTGCATCCAGGATAACTTTCCGAAAGACATCACCAGAATTGCACGCCCTAAATTACAGAGCAAGTGCTGATGAAGATGATACGGAAGAGTTGAAGCAAAGACCAGTCAGAAGGAACACATCTTACTGGTACTTCCTTCAGTGCAAGAAACTGATAAAGCAGGACAAGGTAGAGAGAACGTCATACAGTTGTAACCGTTGACGTGAAACAATGCCACTGTCTCTTCATGCAGTTTGTCCTCCACAGCTTGCTGAGGCACTAGATCTGTTTGAGACGCAAATGCTGCAGGGTGAGCGTCTGCAGCCAGAAGAATTCAACTACACTCTACTGATCGGAGGCTGTGGTCGTGTGGGTTTTCTCAAAAGGGCTTTCAAGCTGTATAATGATGTAAGTGTGTACATTTTATCAAATGCGTTCCAGATTTGGTTGGGGTCTGGGTTTTACTAAGTGcagtttatccagctaactcgatAATCCTGATTCATGATACAGTTGCTACTTAGTGATGTTGGTGACCCAGTATTGCACACTCCCCTGGTCTAAGAAAAACGCAATGGTATCATCATTAAAGATTCAATTATATTGATTGGAGTAAAGGTATTAAGCTTTCTATCCACATACATTTCCAAAACTAGTGGTCCCATTCTAGTCATCTAAACCTACACCCTGCAATTGAATAGTGATGCACTCACTTGATTCGCTTCTCTGGTAGTTTTGGTTAGAGAAAATAAGTCATTCGATTTTTAAAACGAGAAGATCAGTTTGATAACACTGCTTTTTATACCATTacacaaaatgtgaaatgtgcatTTAGCCAGAAGTGCTGTGATATCCCATTTTGTCTTCCATGAACAGATGAAGAAGCGTGGCCTACATCCTACAGATGCCACCTACACTGCTCTGTTCAATGCCTGCGCTGAGTCTCCTTGGAAGGACTCCGGTTTACAACAGGCTCTTAAATTGAAGcaggagttgaatatgaagAACATTCAACTCAACCTGATCACTTACCATGCCCTACTGAAGACCCATGCACTCTGCTCTGACCTTAGGACCTCTTTTCATGTGCTGCGGGTATG from Conger conger chromosome 2, fConCon1.1, whole genome shotgun sequence encodes the following:
- the cpsf4 gene encoding cleavage and polyadenylation specificity factor subunit 4; the protein is MQDLIATVDRIKFDLEIAVEQQLGAQPLPFPGMDKSGAAVCEFFLRAACLKGGMCPFRHISGEKTVVCKHWLRGLCKKGDQCEFLHEYDMTKMPECYFYSKFGECSNKECPFLHIDPESKIKDCPWYDRGFCKHGPDCRHRHTRRVICINYLVGFCPDGRTCKFMHPRFDLPMGATDQPPLQQQIQTQQKLNFQPMNMRSTSSLIQLTNPKVNSNHYQNHPRMPQVIGPMHMHNNMTGHRGPRPLEQVTCYKCGEKGHYANKCTKGHLAFLSGQ